The DNA window CTGATGACCAAAGTGGTCAAGGCATAAATCGTGGTAGGTTAGGCAAGAAATTACTTGCTTAGCCGTTTTAAAAACTATTACTACCAAAACAACATTTATAAAGAGTTCTAGTATGGGGCGTATTTATCCATTATTGTTAGGCCTAAGCCTACTCTTAGGTATGTCATCGTTGTATGGGCAGTCAAACACACCCACAAAAAATAAACCTAACGAAGAAGGTGCAGCGCAGGTGTGGAATCGCTCCACAACTATTGACAAGGTTGATTCAACTATTCAAGTAAAAAGAGCGAGAGTTACCCAAGCCCATAAGAACCCTTTAAAACGCAAACTTAATAAGCAGCAGCGCAAAAAAAAGTATGTGGCTAAAGCGCCTCGTTCAAAAAAGTTGTTTAAGAAAAGAAGTCGTAAGTTTCGACCTTTGGGAAAAAGACTGCGAAGTGGCAAAGCCTACGAGTGGCCACCTTGGCTTATAGATTTAAATATTTTTACTACACTATTGTTTATAGGGATATTTTTTGGTTTAGTAGCTTTGACTTACCTATTGCTTCGCCCCGATGTGTTAATTTCATTGTATCAAATGCTGCTATTGGCTTCAGCTTTTGCCGGAATGTTGTTTTGGTATGTGATTTTGGGTACAGAGCAAGGATTTGATATAGCTATTTGGAAAATTTTCTTTAAACATGGGTGGTTAAGCTTTCCTCTTATTTTTGGGATCTACTTTGGCTTCCGCCTATTGTTTAATGCCCCCATGATGATTCCTTTTTTACAGTTACTACTCATAGGCTTTTTGATTGGGTTGGTGTTCCTGTTGCTTTACTTCATCATTGATTATTATTAAACATTGCCTATCTTTTTTATTAACCTGGGTGGTGATATACCTGTTGCCAAATATTTATTAAAGAAATGACTTTTTATACCCCCAGCCTAACAGCCTATCTGCCACGGGCTTTTTGGGTGCATCAAACAATATCAGCCAACAACCGTTCTGTTTTGCGAAAGTACCATCCGCTCAATATAAATATACCTACAGCTACTCCCAACGACATACCTATATAAGGCGATAGTTTGCCACCAACGATCATCCAACGAAACCCTTCTGTGATGCCTGCCATTGGATTGCTATAATATAAAAGGTGGTACTGTGCAGGAATAAGTGTAGGAGGGTAGGCGATAGGCGTAAGGTAAAACCCCACTTGTAAACCAAACCTTGAGATGGGTTGAAAGTCACGAAACCTTACCGATAAAGCACTTAACCCAATAGCACACCCTAAAGATGCCACTAACAGAGCAATAAGCCAAAGCGGAAAATATACCAGATTTTTGTGAGGCGTATATGCATAACACAGCATTACTCCAGCCATTAATAATACATTGACCAGGAGATCTACTGCAGCTACCAAGGCTTTTGATAAAGGGAGAATAATACGGGGAAAGTAAATCTTTGTAACCAAACTATGGGCATTTAAAATAGCTACACCTCCTTGATTGACTACTACAGAGAAATAATGCCATGCATATAGACCAGAGAAAGCAAATATGGGGTAAGGAACCCCTTGTGTATCTATTTTGATCGCTATGTTAAACACCAAAGTGAATATAAGTAGTGTTACCAATGGCTGAATAAAAACCCATAGCAACCCCAACGAGGTTTGAGCATAGCGTACCTTCAGGTCTCTAAAGGTAAGTGTACGCAATAAACTGCGATAATGCCAGACTTCTTCGCAATAAACCTGCCATGATGGAACTTGGTTTTTGATGACTTTTTTAGGAGGTAAGGGGGTGTTTTTCATTGAAAAGTAATGACACTATAAGTAAATTAGTAAAGCTCAATAGCAGAAATTTTGTTTCAAAATCAAATAAGTTCCTTATTTTATGCTATTTTTGCTTACCTTAGTTTTTGAAAACAATACAGGTGCATTATTCAATCATATTTTAAATGCAAGCAGTACCATGTTTTGTTAAAATAGAAGTTTTTTTGTGTTAAAAAACAGTTTTTGACAACAACAAAAGACTTTTTTTTATATGTTTCGAAAAAAATCCCTTAGAGATAAGGGTGGTTAATTGTAATCTTGTCTAATAACTAGTATAATACATTGATTAATTTTTGTGCAAAAAA is part of the Microscilla marina ATCC 23134 genome and encodes:
- a CDS encoding ABC transporter permease, producing MKNTPLPPKKVIKNQVPSWQVYCEEVWHYRSLLRTLTFRDLKVRYAQTSLGLLWVFIQPLVTLLIFTLVFNIAIKIDTQGVPYPIFAFSGLYAWHYFSVVVNQGGVAILNAHSLVTKIYFPRIILPLSKALVAAVDLLVNVLLMAGVMLCYAYTPHKNLVYFPLWLIALLVASLGCAIGLSALSVRFRDFQPISRFGLQVGFYLTPIAYPPTLIPAQYHLLYYSNPMAGITEGFRWMIVGGKLSPYIGMSLGVAVGIFILSGWYFRKTERLLADIV